A region from the Melanotaenia boesemani isolate fMelBoe1 chromosome 11, fMelBoe1.pri, whole genome shotgun sequence genome encodes:
- the mthfd2 gene encoding bifunctional methylenetetrahydrofolate dehydrogenase/cyclohydrolase, mitochondrial has protein sequence MAAIRALRKLCQHSQHQVCKLHTSASRQEAVVISGRKLARQIRDEARADVEKWVLAGNRRPHLSVILVGDNPASHSYVLNKTRAAADVGISSETILKHSDISEEELLELIYKLNTDHSVDGLLVQLPLPDHIDERAICNAVAPNKDVDGFHVVNVGRMCLDQSTMLPATPWGVWEIIKRTGIPTFGKNVVVAGRSKNVGMPIAMLLHTDGRHERPGGDATVTISHRYTPKDQLCQHTKIADIIVAAAGIPNLITADMIKEGAAVIDVGINRVQDPVTGKSKLVGDVDFEGVKQKAGFITPVPGGVGPMTVAMLMKNTIKAAKSVLQFPPERIRMAAAS, from the exons GCAGGAGGCGGTGGTCATCTCAGGGAGAAAACTGGCACGCCAGATTCGGGATGAGGCCCGGGCTGATGTGGAGAAATGGGTTTTAGCCGGCAACAGGAGGCCCCACTTGAGTGTAATTCTAGTTGGGGACAACCCAGCCAGTCATTCCTATGTTCTCAACAAGACCCGGGCTGCAGCTGATGTTG GAATCTCAAGTGAAACGATTCTCAAACACTCAGACATCAGTGAGGAGGAGTTACTGGAACTGATCTACAAACTTAACACAGACCACAGTGTGGACGGGCTGCTGGTCCAACTGCCTTTACCAG ATCACATTGATGAGCGCGCAATCTGCAATGCTGTTGCCCCTAACAAGGATGTGGACGGCTTTCATGTAGTTAATGTAGGTCGTATGTGCCTGGATCAGTCCACCATGCTTCCTGCCACTCCCTGGGGAGTCTGGGAAATTATTAAGCGCACAG GAATTCCTACTTTTGGGAAGAATGTTGTCGTTGCTGGACGCTCCAAGAACGTGGGCATGCCCATTGCCATGTTACTGCATACAGATGGCCGCCATGAGAGGCCTGGAG GTGACGCCACGGTCACCATTTCTCACCGTTACACTCCAAAGGATCAACTTTGCCAACACACTAAAATTGCTGACATCATtgtggctgctgcag GGATTCCCAACCTGATCACAGCAGACATGATCAAGGAGGGAGCTGCTGTGATTGATGTTGGAATAAACAGAGTGCAGGACCCTGTGACTGGAAAAAGCAAACTGGTTGGAGATGTGGATTTTGAAG gCGTGAAGCAGAAAGCTGGTTTCATCACCCCTGTTCCTGGAGGTGTTGGACCCATGACTGTGGCAATGCTCATGAAGAACACCATCAAAGCTGCCAAGAGTGTCTTACAGTTCCCCCCAGAGAGGATCCGCATGGCTGCTGCGTCCTAA
- the arl6ip4 gene encoding ADP-ribosylation factor-like protein 6-interacting protein 4 — MDRSRSPDRTGREEKQKKKKRRRSTSSSSSSSSSSSSSSSRSRSKSSKKSSLKKRDRKTQRKKRRTRSSSSSSTSSSSSNSSSSSSDEKTKKKKSKDKKKKLKKQKAKLKKQRKGEKKKLKKKLKKEKKNREKEAHQTPAEKPPSYLEVWQNDEGAVELGPVMTDEQKARLSTKRPLTKEEYEARQSVIRRVVDPETGRTRLVRGEGEIIEEIVSREKHKEINKQSTKGDGDGFQRKLGINR, encoded by the exons ATGGATCGCAGCAGATCTCCTGACAGAACTGgcagagaggaaaaacaaaagaagaagaaacggAGACGATcaacctcttcctcttcttcttcctcttcatcgaGCTCCTCCTCAAGCAGCAGGAGCCGAAGTAAATCGTCTAAGAAATCATCTCTCAAGAAGcgag AtaggaaaacacaaagaaagaagcGCAGAACAcgctcctcatcttcatcatccacctcttcttcatcttcaaaCTCATCCTCGTCCTCGAGCGAtgagaagacaaagaaaaagaaaagcaaagataagaaaaagaagctaaagaaacaaaaagcgAAGCTGAAAAAGCAGAGAAAGGGGGAAAAGAAGAAACTAAAGAAGAAGCtcaaaaaggagaagaaaaatagGGAGAAAGAGGCGCACCAGACTCCCGCAGAGAAACCTCCATCCTATCTGGAGGTGTGGCAGAATGATGAGGGAGCAGTGGAGCTCGGGCCTG TCATGACAGATGAGCAGAAGGCCCGGCTGTCTACCAAGAGACCTCTCACCAAAGAAGAATATGAGGCCAGGCAGAGTGTGATCCGCAGGGTGGTGGACCCTGAAACAGGACGAACCAG ATTGgtgagaggagaaggagaaataATAGAGGAGATAGTCAGccgagaaaaacacaaagagatCAATAAG CAATCTACAAAGGGAGATGGGGATGGCTTCCAGCGAAAACTGGGAATCAACAGGTAG